A region of Kineosporia sp. NBRC 101731 DNA encodes the following proteins:
- a CDS encoding DUF4126 domain-containing protein: MIAALTGSGLAAAAGLNAWIPFVLVAMVARLTEVIALPTEYDWVTSNWAIGIGALLLVAELVLDKVPVVDHMNDVVQTLVRPTIGGLISSATFSAQNLDNSQWMRDNPWAGAVIGVAVAGLTHATKSAVRPVVNVSTAGFGAPVISTVEDVISVVVSVLAIFAPVVILVVLVLMVWAMVSIWRRWASRRRGKLDRTQELPVGT, from the coding sequence GTGATCGCTGCTCTCACCGGTTCCGGGCTGGCCGCAGCCGCCGGTCTGAACGCGTGGATCCCGTTCGTGCTGGTCGCCATGGTGGCCCGGCTCACCGAGGTGATCGCCCTGCCGACGGAGTACGACTGGGTGACCTCGAACTGGGCCATCGGGATCGGGGCCCTGTTGCTGGTCGCCGAGCTGGTGCTGGACAAGGTCCCGGTGGTCGACCACATGAACGACGTGGTGCAGACCCTGGTGCGCCCCACCATCGGCGGCCTGATCTCCAGCGCCACGTTCAGCGCGCAGAACCTCGACAACAGTCAGTGGATGCGTGACAACCCTTGGGCCGGAGCGGTCATCGGGGTGGCCGTCGCCGGGCTCACCCACGCGACGAAATCCGCGGTGCGCCCGGTGGTGAACGTCAGTACCGCCGGTTTCGGGGCGCCGGTGATCTCGACGGTGGAAGACGTGATCTCCGTCGTCGTCAGCGTGCTGGCCATCTTCGCGCCGGTCGTGATCCTGGTGGTGCTGGTGCTCATGGTCTGGGCGATGGTGAGCATCTGGCGGCGCTGGGCCTCGCGCCGGCGGGGCAAGCTCGACCGCACCCAGGAACTGCCCGTCGGTACCTGA
- a CDS encoding response regulator transcription factor → MDSAADQAVPDQADDVGVKVVLVDDHPAILAGVHAWMVMASPAVEVVAAGSDLSVAWLEPGRSVPVVVMDLQLGGAPAYADLSRLVEHGRQVVVYSMREDSDTALTCLEIGAFTYLTKAEGQAHLVDAVRAAHESRPYVSPSLAGAMGVDNRRIRPELAPREIDVLLEWFRCESKDLVGQKLGISARTVSTYIDRVRIKYANTGRPASTKATLVARAIQDGLVSLDDL, encoded by the coding sequence GTGGACAGCGCAGCCGATCAGGCCGTCCCGGACCAGGCTGATGACGTCGGCGTGAAGGTGGTGCTGGTGGACGACCACCCGGCGATCCTGGCCGGGGTGCACGCCTGGATGGTGATGGCCAGCCCCGCGGTGGAGGTGGTCGCCGCCGGGTCGGACCTGTCGGTGGCCTGGCTGGAGCCGGGCCGCTCGGTGCCGGTGGTGGTGATGGACCTCCAGCTCGGTGGGGCGCCCGCCTATGCCGATCTGTCCCGCCTGGTCGAGCACGGCCGGCAGGTGGTGGTCTACTCCATGCGCGAAGACAGCGACACCGCGCTCACCTGTCTGGAGATCGGTGCCTTCACCTATCTCACCAAGGCCGAGGGGCAGGCCCACCTGGTCGACGCGGTGCGGGCCGCCCACGAGTCGCGGCCCTACGTGTCGCCGTCGCTCGCCGGGGCGATGGGTGTGGACAACCGCCGGATCCGCCCCGAGCTGGCGCCTCGCGAGATCGATGTGCTGCTGGAATGGTTCCGTTGCGAGAGCAAGGATCTCGTCGGGCAGAAGCTCGGCATCTCGGCGCGCACGGTATCCACCTACATCGACCGGGTGCGGATCAAGTACGCGAACACCGGGCGGCCCGCCTCGACCAAGGCCACGCTGGTGGCCCGGGCGATCCAGGACGGCCTGGTCTCTCTCGACGACCTCTGA
- a CDS encoding lysyl oxidase family protein encodes MNPNQRRARTRIAPTATVVGVTLTAVLAGSVVTAAGVKAAERVSGSPTAAATTPLLDLVVPVKTQTVARYKGEPVDLYGLGFYAVAAKTVEIRTQRGTSYKNPITTTLTVGEGAEQTTTQLPAGITANPSTFTKFFDVKVTNPAGKSVFSSKVDFCMNSYEQNRVSADAVAETPYPQQCGNHPYALGGVFGLPAGWATPALGDYSATPSFKGKDGTYTLKATVNAQWRKALKISTADATSTIKVKVKTVKEGSGYGAAASHDMNHNHGVKMAGIDMNAKELSPQHAAREAARKAALGAPNTPAKTKPSSSRISSAAAADLPKPDLRSLPAYQIALDTTSRKKKTYLSFGATVWNAGPSPLVVDGFRQQGKSVLDAYQYFFDKDGKQVGYTPAGSMQWDPRTGHNHWHFKDFASYRLLDSTKKKAIISGKEAFCLAPTDAVDLNVEGAQWQPASTDLYTACGQGNANLLSIREVLNTGWGDTYGQYLPGQSFNITNVKSGIYYIQTIANPSKKLAESNYANNSALRKVKIGGKPGGKRTIKVYAYQGIGG; translated from the coding sequence GTGAACCCGAACCAACGCCGCGCCCGTACGCGCATCGCGCCCACCGCCACCGTCGTGGGTGTGACCCTGACCGCCGTGCTGGCCGGCTCCGTGGTCACCGCCGCGGGGGTCAAGGCCGCCGAGCGAGTCTCCGGCAGCCCCACCGCCGCCGCCACCACACCCCTACTCGACCTGGTCGTTCCGGTGAAGACCCAGACGGTGGCGCGGTACAAGGGCGAACCGGTCGACCTGTACGGCCTCGGCTTCTACGCCGTCGCAGCGAAGACCGTCGAGATCCGCACCCAGCGCGGCACGTCGTACAAGAACCCGATCACCACCACCCTGACGGTGGGCGAGGGCGCCGAGCAGACCACCACGCAGCTTCCCGCCGGGATCACGGCCAACCCGTCCACGTTCACCAAGTTCTTCGACGTCAAGGTGACGAACCCGGCCGGCAAGTCGGTGTTCTCGTCGAAGGTCGACTTCTGCATGAACTCCTACGAGCAGAACCGCGTCTCGGCCGACGCGGTGGCCGAGACGCCGTACCCGCAACAGTGCGGCAACCACCCCTACGCGCTCGGCGGCGTCTTCGGGCTGCCCGCGGGCTGGGCCACACCCGCCCTCGGCGACTACAGCGCCACCCCCAGCTTCAAGGGCAAGGACGGCACCTACACCCTCAAGGCCACCGTGAACGCGCAGTGGCGCAAGGCCCTGAAGATCTCCACCGCCGACGCCACCTCGACGATCAAGGTGAAGGTCAAGACGGTCAAGGAGGGCTCGGGCTACGGGGCCGCCGCGAGCCACGACATGAACCACAACCACGGCGTGAAGATGGCCGGCATCGACATGAACGCCAAGGAGCTGTCTCCGCAGCACGCCGCCCGCGAAGCCGCCCGCAAGGCCGCACTGGGTGCGCCGAACACCCCGGCGAAGACGAAACCCAGCTCCAGCCGGATCTCCTCGGCCGCGGCCGCCGACCTGCCGAAGCCCGACCTGCGCTCGCTGCCCGCCTACCAGATCGCGCTCGACACCACGAGCCGCAAGAAGAAGACCTACCTGTCGTTCGGCGCCACGGTCTGGAACGCCGGCCCCTCACCGCTCGTGGTGGACGGTTTCCGGCAGCAGGGCAAGAGCGTGCTGGACGCCTACCAGTACTTCTTCGACAAAGACGGCAAGCAGGTCGGCTACACCCCGGCCGGATCGATGCAGTGGGACCCGCGCACGGGCCACAACCACTGGCACTTCAAGGACTTCGCCTCCTACCGGCTGCTCGACTCGACCAAGAAGAAGGCCATCATCAGTGGCAAGGAAGCCTTCTGCCTGGCCCCGACCGACGCTGTCGACCTGAACGTGGAGGGTGCCCAGTGGCAGCCGGCCTCGACCGACCTCTACACCGCGTGCGGTCAGGGCAACGCGAACCTGTTGAGCATCCGCGAGGTCCTGAACACCGGCTGGGGTGACACCTACGGTCAGTACCTGCCGGGCCAGTCGTTCAACATCACCAACGTGAAGAGCGGCATCTACTACATCCAGACGATCGCCAACCCGAGCAAGAAGCTCGCCGAGTCGAACTACGCCAACAACTCGGCGCTGCGCAAGGTCAAGATCGGCGGGAAGCCGGGCGGGAAGCGCACCATCAAGGTGTACGCCTACCAGGGCATCGGCGGCTGA
- a CDS encoding thiamine pyrophosphate-dependent enzyme: MTTVADMIIDSLHRLGVRTVWGVVGDALNPLTDAIRRNPDMRWIGVRHEEAGAFAAGAQAQVSGTLGVCMGTVGPGSIHLLNGLYDAKKSQAPVLAICGQVPTPEIGSDYFQEVDNDLLFTDVAAFRATVTSAAQMPRLLSQAVNAAYAGPGVAVLTLPGDVGEMEMPADAGRPHFVTARPVPHPDPQVLEDAVALLEEASNVTILAGIGAAAAKDELLALAGKLGAPMVLTIKGKGLEEDNPFEVGQSGLIGNPASKTAFDGADVLLMVGTDFPYPEWLPKVPTIQIDVKAEHIGRRTPVQVGLVADAAVGVRSLTARVTAKPGTDHLDQAREHYADWRERQQALLGGGKGSLPGRILAKARRPFENPSGLIRPELLADVIDRVAADDAVITTDTGMSTVWASRFLRMRGNRQLVGSFGLGSMANAMPQALGVQALDTGREVVSLSGDGGLTMLLGDLITAVVEQLPVRVVVFNNGRLGMVKLEQEQVGLPEFGTVLTNPDLAAVALSLGWSSWRVEKAEDLEETARKAFATAGPVLLDVLTNPDEISLPPQVTSDKAWGFAIAKVKETLESPA, translated from the coding sequence ATGACCACCGTGGCCGACATGATCATCGACAGCCTGCACCGACTCGGCGTCCGCACGGTCTGGGGCGTCGTCGGTGACGCCCTGAACCCGCTCACCGACGCCATTCGCCGCAACCCCGACATGCGCTGGATCGGCGTGCGGCACGAAGAGGCCGGAGCCTTCGCGGCCGGTGCCCAGGCCCAGGTCTCCGGCACGCTCGGGGTGTGTATGGGCACGGTCGGCCCCGGCTCGATCCACCTGCTCAACGGCCTTTACGACGCGAAGAAATCGCAGGCCCCGGTGCTCGCCATCTGCGGTCAGGTGCCGACGCCCGAGATCGGCAGTGACTATTTCCAGGAGGTCGACAACGACCTGCTCTTCACCGACGTGGCCGCCTTCCGCGCCACGGTGACCTCGGCCGCACAGATGCCCCGGCTGCTGTCCCAGGCCGTGAACGCGGCCTACGCCGGTCCCGGTGTCGCCGTGCTCACCCTTCCCGGTGACGTCGGTGAGATGGAGATGCCCGCTGACGCGGGTCGTCCTCACTTCGTCACCGCCCGCCCGGTGCCCCATCCCGACCCCCAGGTGCTGGAGGACGCGGTTGCTCTCCTCGAGGAGGCCTCGAACGTCACGATCCTGGCGGGCATCGGGGCTGCCGCGGCCAAGGACGAACTGCTCGCCCTGGCCGGGAAGCTCGGCGCCCCGATGGTTCTCACGATCAAGGGCAAGGGCTTGGAGGAGGACAACCCGTTCGAGGTGGGCCAGAGTGGCCTGATCGGGAACCCGGCCAGCAAGACCGCTTTCGACGGCGCCGACGTGCTGCTGATGGTGGGCACGGACTTCCCGTACCCGGAGTGGCTGCCGAAGGTGCCGACGATCCAGATCGACGTGAAGGCCGAGCACATCGGCCGCCGCACACCCGTCCAGGTGGGCCTGGTCGCCGACGCCGCCGTCGGCGTCCGTTCCCTGACCGCCCGGGTGACCGCCAAACCCGGCACCGACCACCTCGACCAGGCGCGCGAGCACTACGCGGACTGGCGCGAACGGCAGCAGGCGCTGCTCGGCGGTGGGAAGGGCTCGCTGCCGGGCCGGATCCTGGCCAAGGCGCGGCGTCCCTTCGAGAACCCCTCCGGCCTGATCCGCCCCGAACTGCTCGCCGACGTCATCGACCGGGTGGCGGCAGACGACGCCGTGATCACCACCGACACCGGCATGTCCACGGTCTGGGCCTCACGGTTCCTGCGGATGCGCGGAAATCGGCAGCTGGTGGGCTCGTTCGGCCTGGGTTCGATGGCCAACGCGATGCCCCAGGCCCTCGGTGTCCAGGCACTCGACACCGGGCGCGAGGTGGTGTCCCTCTCCGGTGACGGCGGCCTGACCATGCTGCTGGGCGACCTGATCACCGCTGTCGTCGAGCAGTTGCCGGTTCGGGTGGTGGTTTTCAACAACGGACGCCTGGGCATGGTGAAGCTCGAACAGGAACAGGTGGGCCTGCCGGAGTTCGGCACGGTGCTGACCAACCCCGACCTGGCGGCCGTGGCCCTCAGCCTGGGATGGAGCAGCTGGCGCGTCGAGAAGGCCGAAGATCTGGAGGAGACCGCCCGCAAGGCCTTCGCCACCGCGGGCCCGGTCCTGCTCGACGTGCTCACGAACCCGGACGAGATCTCCCTTCCGCCCCAGGTCACGTCGGACAAGGCCTGGGGCTTCGCGATCGCCAAGGTGAAGGAGACGCTGGAG